The following coding sequences lie in one Thermosulfuriphilus ammonigenes genomic window:
- a CDS encoding cytochrome ubiquinol oxidase subunit I, translating to MDVVMLSRFQFAVASMFHFLFVPLTLGLSILTAIFETIYVKTGDEEYKRMAKFWGKLFLINFALGVVTGITLEFQFGTNWSRYSEYVGDIFGSLLAIEATLAFFLESTFIAVWHFGWRKLSPRLHCLTIWLVALASNISALWILLANGWMQHPVGYVIRNGRAELDNFMAVVTNPFGWQEFFHTVSGAYILSGFFVMGVSAYHLLRRQHISFFTKSFRVALTFALIFSLLEVFQGHIHGSEVAKIQPTKLAAMESLWETKKGAPLFLFLIPDEKNESNALELLPIPGALSLLAYHDPGAEVKGLKEFPPEERPPVTLTFLAFRTMVGLGFLFALLTIIGWFKRNRLLESRGYLKVMLYAIPLPYIALEAGWVVAEVGRQPWIVYGLMKTSEAVSPITASQVWPSLVAFILLYGFLGAVDFYLLAKFAKKGPESPEESSQVAPVTA from the coding sequence ATGGATGTCGTAATGCTTTCCCGTTTCCAATTTGCCGTGGCCAGCATGTTTCACTTCTTATTTGTCCCTTTAACCCTGGGGCTTTCCATCCTCACGGCCATCTTTGAGACCATTTATGTCAAAACCGGTGATGAAGAATACAAGAGAATGGCCAAATTCTGGGGGAAGCTTTTTCTTATTAACTTCGCCTTAGGAGTCGTTACGGGAATTACTCTAGAGTTCCAGTTTGGGACTAACTGGTCCCGCTACTCAGAATACGTGGGTGATATTTTTGGCTCCCTTCTGGCCATTGAGGCTACTTTGGCCTTTTTTCTGGAATCCACCTTCATCGCTGTCTGGCATTTTGGCTGGCGCAAACTCTCTCCTCGACTTCACTGCCTGACCATCTGGCTGGTGGCCTTGGCCTCTAATATCTCCGCCCTGTGGATTCTTCTGGCCAATGGCTGGATGCAGCACCCCGTAGGATACGTCATTCGTAACGGACGGGCCGAGCTAGATAATTTTATGGCTGTGGTTACCAACCCTTTCGGTTGGCAGGAATTTTTTCATACCGTAAGTGGGGCTTACATTCTCTCTGGATTCTTTGTCATGGGGGTAAGCGCCTATCATCTCTTGCGAAGACAACACATCTCTTTTTTCACCAAATCCTTCCGGGTAGCCTTGACCTTTGCCCTCATCTTTTCCCTGCTTGAGGTCTTCCAGGGCCATATCCACGGATCCGAAGTAGCTAAAATCCAGCCCACCAAGCTGGCGGCTATGGAGTCTCTCTGGGAGACCAAAAAAGGGGCTCCGCTTTTTCTCTTCCTGATCCCGGATGAGAAGAATGAAAGCAATGCCCTTGAGCTACTGCCTATCCCAGGAGCTCTGTCCCTGTTGGCCTATCATGACCCTGGAGCCGAGGTCAAAGGGCTTAAAGAATTTCCTCCCGAAGAGCGCCCCCCTGTCACCCTGACTTTTTTGGCCTTTAGAACCATGGTCGGTTTAGGTTTTCTCTTTGCTCTTCTTACGATTATAGGCTGGTTTAAGAGAAATCGGCTCCTTGAGAGCCGGGGCTACCTCAAGGTTATGCTTTACGCCATACCTTTACCATACATTGCCCTTGAGGCTGGTTGGGTGGTGGCTGAAGTCGGCCGACAACCCTGGATAGTCTATGGCTTAATGAAGACCAGTGAAGCCGTAAGTCCGATAACTGCCTCCCAAGTCTGGCCGTCCTTGGTGGCCTTTATTCTTCTTTACGGCTTTTTGGGAGCGGTGGACTTCTACCTTCTGGCCAAGTTTGCCAAGAAGGGACCAGAGTCTCCAGAAGAATCCAGCCAGGTAGCTCCGGTTACCGCCTAA
- the sixA gene encoding phosphohistidine phosphatase SixA — MELYLMQHGRPLPEAEDPERRLSPDGQIEVRTTARAMKNLGILPDLILASPKARARETAEIVADTLGYDLNKIAIHQEFKPLSPPSESVAVLKGYRSANRILVVGHLPSVAEIVSYLVAGVPGLKIHFKMAGLCALATSDLSPGSAELLWHLWPEHLLLIAR; from the coding sequence ATGGAGCTTTATCTCATGCAACATGGACGACCTCTCCCTGAGGCCGAAGATCCCGAAAGGAGATTGAGCCCTGACGGCCAGATAGAGGTAAGGACTACAGCTCGAGCCATGAAAAATTTGGGTATTTTGCCAGATCTCATCCTGGCTAGCCCCAAGGCCCGGGCCAGAGAGACGGCTGAAATTGTGGCTGATACCCTAGGTTATGACCTGAATAAAATTGCCATTCATCAAGAGTTTAAACCTTTAAGCCCACCTTCAGAGTCGGTGGCTGTGCTCAAAGGATACCGATCTGCCAACCGGATCCTGGTGGTAGGCCACCTTCCTTCGGTGGCCGAGATAGTTTCCTATCTGGTGGCGGGAGTCCCTGGGCTTAAGATCCACTTCAAGATGGCCGGACTTTGCGCCCTGGCCACCTCTGACCTTTCTCCGGGTTCAGCAGAGCTTCTTTGGCACCTGTGGCCGGAGCATCTTCTTCTTATCGCCCGTTAA
- the hisC gene encoding histidinol-phosphate transaminase, producing MEAKPYLQQVPAYRPGKPIEELRRELGLKGEIIKLASNENPLGPSPQALEAIIKTAPTVNRYPDGAAFELREALKETLGLSPREVVIGNGSNEIIDFLIRAFVSEEEEIIISRPTFLMYERFVRIAGGKAISVPLKEMRHDLGGILRAVTSKTKIIFLDNPNNPTGTALKIGELESFLADLPLNVLLVLDEAYFEFVRDQEVVSGLSFFRDDERIIVLRTFSKAYGLAGLRIGYGVMAPKIATILEKIRQPFNTNLMAQVAATATLKDRNYLSRVQRIIWEGVDFLNRELVALGLLPYPTQTNFILVDLRRPARPVYEALLHQGVIVRPMDSYGFENCIRITVGLPEENQRLIKELREILQ from the coding sequence ATGGAAGCCAAACCCTACCTTCAACAGGTTCCTGCCTACCGTCCTGGGAAACCCATCGAAGAACTAAGGCGTGAGCTCGGCCTTAAGGGGGAAATTATCAAACTGGCCTCAAATGAAAATCCTCTTGGACCTTCTCCTCAGGCCCTTGAAGCCATCATCAAAACAGCCCCCACAGTCAACCGCTATCCAGACGGAGCAGCCTTTGAGCTCCGGGAGGCCCTTAAAGAAACCCTGGGGCTTTCTCCCCGAGAGGTGGTCATTGGCAATGGATCAAACGAGATCATTGATTTTCTGATCCGGGCCTTTGTTTCTGAGGAAGAGGAAATCATTATCAGTCGGCCCACCTTTTTGATGTATGAGAGATTCGTTCGGATAGCCGGCGGAAAGGCCATCTCCGTGCCCCTTAAGGAAATGCGCCATGATCTGGGGGGGATCCTTCGGGCCGTTACCTCAAAAACCAAAATAATTTTCCTGGACAACCCTAATAATCCTACCGGGACCGCTCTGAAGATCGGCGAGCTGGAGTCTTTCTTGGCCGATCTTCCCCTTAATGTGCTGCTGGTTCTTGATGAAGCCTACTTTGAGTTTGTTAGAGACCAGGAGGTGGTCTCTGGGCTGTCATTTTTCCGGGATGACGAAAGAATTATTGTTTTAAGGACCTTCTCCAAGGCCTATGGTCTGGCCGGACTGCGAATTGGCTATGGGGTAATGGCTCCGAAGATAGCCACCATTCTGGAAAAAATCCGCCAGCCTTTTAATACCAACCTGATGGCTCAGGTAGCGGCAACGGCCACGCTGAAGGATCGCAACTATCTGAGCCGGGTTCAAAGAATTATATGGGAGGGAGTGGACTTCTTAAATCGAGAACTTGTTGCCTTGGGGCTCCTCCCCTACCCAACCCAGACGAACTTTATTCTGGTAGATCTGCGCCGACCAGCGAGACCTGTGTACGAGGCCCTTCTACACCAAGGGGTTATTGTCAGGCCGATGGATTCTTATGGTTTTGAAAATTGTATCCGGATCACCGTGGGCCTTCCTGAAGAAAACCAAAGATTGATCAAAGAACTGAGGGAGATTCTTCAGTGA
- a CDS encoding Crp/Fnr family transcriptional regulator — protein MKGKNFFLQIPLFEGLPEENLSLLRKIAQEKRYPAKTLVFSEGDEATGFYVVISGRVKIFKVSASGKEQILHIFGPGEPFGEVAVFAGMNFPAYAQTLEESHLLYFPRKDFVRLIEQEPSLALNMLAVLSRRLRQFAAMIEALALKEVSERLAAYLLLLAERQGRELVELEINKGQLASLLGTTPETISRVFTRLAREGYVEMEGRRIHLRAKEALQELAAGLRRL, from the coding sequence TTGAAAGGCAAGAACTTTTTTCTTCAAATACCTCTTTTTGAAGGTCTTCCGGAAGAAAATTTATCTCTTCTCCGAAAGATAGCTCAAGAGAAGAGATATCCGGCCAAAACGCTTGTTTTTTCCGAAGGAGACGAGGCTACAGGCTTCTATGTGGTTATTTCGGGACGGGTAAAAATTTTTAAGGTCTCGGCCAGTGGTAAAGAGCAGATTCTGCACATATTCGGCCCTGGAGAGCCCTTCGGAGAGGTGGCCGTCTTTGCGGGGATGAATTTTCCTGCCTACGCCCAGACCCTTGAGGAAAGCCACCTGCTTTATTTTCCCCGAAAAGATTTTGTCCGCCTCATTGAACAGGAGCCTTCTTTAGCCCTCAACATGCTGGCGGTGCTTTCCCGGCGTCTTCGTCAGTTTGCAGCCATGATAGAGGCGCTGGCCTTAAAGGAGGTCTCTGAGAGGTTGGCAGCCTACTTGTTGCTTTTGGCCGAGCGCCAGGGAAGGGAGCTGGTAGAGCTTGAGATCAACAAGGGACAGCTGGCTTCTCTCCTGGGTACCACTCCTGAGACCATCTCCCGGGTCTTTACTCGATTGGCCAGAGAGGGCTATGTGGAGATGGAAGGGCGCCGCATCCACCTTCGGGCCAAAGAGGCCCTTCAGGAGCTGGCGGCCGGGTTAAGGCGCCTTTGA
- a CDS encoding N-acyl homoserine lactonase family protein, with protein sequence MTEYTIYPLVVGANETDQGIMTYLRGYGRRIWIPIYVFVLKGADKNILIDTGLEQFVVPEEVATSYGWEILEFDQALARVGLRPEDIDIIIHTHLHNDHCENDNRCPRATVYVQRREYEFWQNPHPIDHRYYPDVLEGVREVVVIDGEEEIYSGIRVVPTPGHTAGGQTVLVNTSSGTAVITGFCCNEANFPQVGPAVAPGVHLDAILAWESAQKVREMGDILIPLHAVWPGQKKKIP encoded by the coding sequence ATGACGGAATACACCATTTATCCCTTGGTAGTTGGAGCTAACGAGACAGATCAGGGTATAATGACTTACTTACGAGGTTACGGAAGACGTATCTGGATCCCCATCTATGTCTTTGTTCTCAAAGGAGCAGACAAGAACATTCTCATTGACACCGGACTTGAGCAGTTCGTCGTCCCGGAGGAGGTAGCTACCTCTTATGGATGGGAGATTCTGGAGTTTGATCAGGCCCTGGCCCGAGTTGGCCTCCGCCCAGAAGACATAGACATCATCATTCACACCCACCTTCACAATGACCACTGCGAAAATGACAACCGCTGTCCTCGGGCCACTGTTTATGTCCAGAGAAGGGAGTACGAATTCTGGCAGAATCCTCATCCCATCGACCACCGTTATTATCCAGATGTCCTGGAGGGAGTAAGGGAGGTCGTGGTGATAGACGGAGAGGAAGAAATCTACTCCGGAATAAGGGTTGTTCCTACTCCGGGACACACCGCCGGTGGTCAAACGGTTCTGGTAAATACCTCCTCGGGAACAGCAGTTATTACTGGCTTCTGCTGTAACGAGGCCAACTTTCCTCAAGTGGGGCCAGCTGTAGCCCCTGGGGTCCACCTTGATGCCATTTTAGCCTGGGAAAGTGCCCAGAAGGTTCGGGAGATGGGAGATATTTTAATACCCCTTCATGCTGTCTGGCCCGGGCAGAAGAAAAAGATTCCTTAA
- a CDS encoding AIR synthase-related protein: MLARIEVALKDHLRDAFGEKVLRRIREDLYLPAQECRTIKIYQIEADIDQTALEALAKEALHDPVTQTVAIDRPLAKDFDWLIQVGFRPGVTDNEGRVAREALEILLKRELAPQETIYTATQYLLKGDLSREDCQRIARELLANELIQRWWIVSREEFDFQKGLLTPPPKVQEETTIKVEYFDLNLLSDEELLRLSRERLLALNLQEMQTIRDFFRRPEVVAERKRYGLDHRLTDVELESLAQTWSEHCKHKIFNARITYTDKTTGQTTVIDSLFKTYIVRATEEIRKAKGEKDFCLSVFVDNAGVIRLNDRLSLAFKVETHNSPSALDPYGGALTGIVGVNRDPFCTGKGASLIFNTDVFCFAPPDWDRPLPPRLLHPKRIFEGVREGVEHGGNKSGIPTVNGSIVFDDRYLGKPLVFCGTGGIMPAEVCEEPSHIKGARPGDLVVMCGGRIGKDGIHGATFSSEELHEGSPATAVQIGDPITQKKMTDFLLLARDECLYTSITDNGAGGLSSSVGEMARESGGAEIDLARAPLKYAGLQPWEILLSEAQERITVAVPPDKIQRFLELAEKMQVEVTVLGQFTDSGRFHVKYDGQTVALLDLEFLHKGVPKLELTAVWDPPPAKDVSPPEPNSLAELLHCILGRLNVCSKEYVVRQYDHEVQGGSVIKPLVGITADGPSDAAVLRPELDSFEGVAVAHGICPKFSDFDTYWMAANAIDEAIRNAVCVGGDLEHMAGLDNFCWCDPIQSEKTPDGHHKLAQLVRANQALYDLTTTFGVPCISGKDSMKNDYLAAGLGLSTEDNPYQVGQVLPDGSLKISIPPTLLFSVVARVPDIRKAQTMEAKRPGDLVYILGTTREELGGSEYFLHLGLKGGLVPHVWAQEARQRYLALGEAIRKQLVASAHDCSDGGLAVALAECAFSGGLGMEISLDDLPYEGKPRPDYLLFSESASRIVVTVSPSKVADFEALFAGQTVSCIGRIIEEPFLKITWRGEDLLGEDIFSLKESWKAPLAW; the protein is encoded by the coding sequence ATGCTTGCTCGCATAGAGGTGGCCCTTAAGGATCATCTTCGAGATGCCTTTGGGGAGAAGGTGCTTCGTCGGATCCGTGAAGACCTCTACTTGCCGGCCCAAGAATGTCGGACCATTAAGATCTATCAGATCGAGGCCGATATTGACCAAACGGCCCTCGAGGCCTTGGCCAAAGAGGCCCTGCACGATCCGGTCACCCAGACAGTGGCCATTGATCGTCCCCTGGCCAAAGATTTTGACTGGCTCATTCAGGTAGGCTTCCGCCCGGGTGTAACCGACAACGAAGGGCGTGTGGCCCGAGAGGCCTTAGAGATCCTCCTTAAACGAGAGCTCGCTCCCCAGGAGACCATCTACACGGCCACCCAATATCTTCTTAAAGGAGACCTTTCCCGAGAAGACTGCCAACGTATCGCCCGTGAACTCCTGGCCAATGAGCTTATCCAGCGTTGGTGGATTGTCTCCCGAGAAGAGTTCGACTTCCAGAAAGGCCTCTTAACCCCTCCCCCTAAGGTTCAGGAAGAGACCACCATTAAAGTAGAATACTTTGATCTTAACCTTCTTAGTGATGAAGAACTTCTCAGGCTCTCCCGCGAAAGGTTGCTGGCCCTCAACCTCCAAGAGATGCAGACCATAAGAGACTTCTTCCGGAGACCGGAAGTGGTTGCCGAAAGAAAACGCTATGGTTTGGATCACCGTCTCACTGATGTAGAACTTGAATCCCTGGCCCAGACCTGGTCCGAACACTGTAAACACAAGATCTTTAATGCCCGAATCACTTACACTGATAAAACCACAGGCCAGACCACGGTCATAGATAGTCTTTTTAAGACCTATATTGTCCGGGCCACAGAGGAGATCCGAAAGGCCAAGGGAGAAAAAGACTTTTGTCTCTCCGTCTTCGTAGATAACGCCGGAGTTATCAGGTTGAATGACCGCCTGAGTCTGGCCTTCAAGGTCGAGACCCATAACAGCCCTTCAGCCCTTGACCCCTATGGTGGAGCCCTTACGGGCATTGTTGGGGTAAACCGTGACCCCTTCTGCACGGGTAAGGGGGCCAGCCTGATATTTAATACCGACGTTTTCTGCTTCGCCCCTCCTGACTGGGATCGTCCCCTTCCCCCCAGACTTCTTCACCCCAAACGGATATTTGAAGGGGTGAGAGAAGGGGTGGAACACGGAGGAAACAAAAGCGGAATTCCCACCGTTAACGGTTCGATTGTCTTCGATGACCGATATCTCGGCAAACCCCTGGTCTTCTGTGGTACCGGAGGGATAATGCCGGCGGAGGTCTGTGAGGAGCCTTCCCATATCAAAGGGGCCCGGCCCGGGGATCTGGTGGTTATGTGTGGAGGACGAATCGGCAAGGATGGAATACACGGAGCCACCTTTTCCTCGGAGGAGTTGCACGAAGGCAGTCCGGCTACCGCTGTCCAAATAGGTGATCCCATCACCCAGAAAAAGATGACCGATTTTCTTCTGTTAGCCAGAGATGAATGCCTCTACACCTCTATTACGGACAATGGCGCCGGTGGGCTTTCTTCCTCTGTGGGAGAGATGGCCCGGGAGTCTGGTGGAGCTGAGATCGATCTGGCCCGGGCCCCTCTTAAGTATGCCGGCCTTCAGCCCTGGGAAATCCTCCTCTCCGAGGCTCAAGAACGAATTACCGTGGCCGTACCGCCCGACAAGATCCAACGTTTTCTTGAATTGGCTGAGAAGATGCAGGTCGAGGTTACTGTTCTCGGCCAATTCACCGACTCGGGCAGATTCCACGTCAAGTATGATGGCCAGACCGTTGCCCTCCTGGACCTTGAGTTTCTCCACAAAGGTGTTCCCAAACTAGAGCTCACCGCCGTCTGGGACCCGCCGCCGGCAAAAGATGTCTCTCCACCAGAGCCTAATTCCCTTGCCGAGCTTCTTCACTGTATTCTCGGACGACTTAACGTCTGTTCTAAGGAATACGTCGTTCGCCAGTACGATCATGAAGTCCAGGGAGGCAGTGTGATTAAGCCCCTGGTAGGAATCACCGCCGACGGACCAAGCGATGCGGCTGTCCTCAGACCAGAGCTAGACTCCTTTGAGGGAGTGGCTGTCGCTCACGGGATCTGTCCCAAGTTCTCTGATTTTGACACCTACTGGATGGCGGCTAACGCGATCGATGAGGCCATCCGAAATGCTGTCTGCGTAGGGGGAGATTTGGAACACATGGCCGGCTTAGACAACTTCTGCTGGTGCGACCCTATCCAAAGCGAAAAAACTCCCGATGGACATCATAAGCTGGCCCAACTTGTCAGGGCCAACCAGGCCCTCTATGACCTGACAACCACCTTCGGTGTCCCTTGCATCTCTGGAAAAGACAGCATGAAAAACGACTATCTGGCTGCCGGGTTGGGGCTTTCAACCGAAGATAACCCCTATCAGGTAGGCCAGGTATTGCCCGATGGAAGCCTCAAGATCTCCATCCCCCCCACCCTGCTCTTCTCGGTAGTGGCAAGGGTGCCTGATATCCGCAAGGCTCAGACCATGGAGGCCAAAAGACCGGGGGATCTGGTCTATATCTTGGGAACCACCCGGGAGGAACTTGGGGGCTCGGAGTACTTCCTTCATCTGGGCCTTAAAGGAGGCCTGGTGCCTCACGTTTGGGCCCAAGAGGCCCGCCAACGCTATTTGGCCCTAGGAGAGGCAATAAGGAAGCAGCTGGTGGCCTCGGCCCATGACTGCTCAGATGGTGGTCTGGCGGTTGCCTTGGCCGAATGTGCCTTCTCTGGAGGGCTGGGTATGGAGATCTCTCTGGACGACCTCCCTTATGAGGGAAAACCGCGCCCCGACTACTTGCTCTTTTCCGAGTCGGCCAGTCGAATAGTAGTCACCGTTTCCCCGAGCAAAGTTGCCGATTTTGAAGCCCTCTTTGCCGGCCAGACAGTCTCTTGCATTGGACGGATAATAGAAGAACCGTTCCTTAAAATCACCTGGCGGGGAGAAGATCTCCTGGGCGAGGACATCTTCTCCCTTAAAGAAAGCTGGAAGGCCCCTTTAGCCTGGTAA
- the cydB gene encoding cytochrome d ubiquinol oxidase subunit II translates to MFETIWFILWGVLWAVYFMLDGFDLGLGSLMPVVAKNDTERRIVYNTMGPFWDGNEVWLITAGGATFAAFPKAYAVMFSGLYTALLLLLFALIVRGVAFEFRGKVDSPGWRSLWDFCLVIGSFIPALLLGVAFANIFKGLPIDKEGIFHGGLLTLLNPYGLLGGVLFVMLFLVHGSLWLAAKSNGELSRRGASLAARLWPLELIIAAVFLVATWFATDLYDNYLRYPILFVIPALAVVGLVLIRVFLSKEAYWKAWFASCLTIVSATFFGLGGLYPRLLPSSLTPEASLTIYNASSSPLTLKIMTGVALVFVPIVIAYQAWTYNLFKEKVREEDLSYEEAY, encoded by the coding sequence ATGTTTGAAACCATATGGTTTATCCTCTGGGGAGTGCTTTGGGCCGTCTATTTTATGCTTGACGGTTTTGATCTAGGTCTAGGCAGCCTAATGCCCGTGGTAGCCAAGAACGATACCGAACGCCGGATAGTCTATAACACCATGGGTCCCTTCTGGGATGGTAACGAGGTCTGGCTGATAACCGCAGGTGGAGCCACCTTCGCCGCCTTCCCCAAGGCCTACGCCGTAATGTTCAGTGGTCTTTATACCGCCCTTCTCCTCCTGCTCTTTGCCCTTATTGTTCGGGGAGTAGCCTTTGAATTCAGGGGTAAGGTGGATAGCCCTGGCTGGCGTTCCCTCTGGGATTTCTGTCTAGTAATAGGAAGTTTTATTCCGGCCCTCCTTTTAGGTGTAGCCTTTGCAAACATCTTCAAAGGCCTGCCCATCGACAAAGAAGGGATCTTTCATGGCGGACTCTTAACCCTCCTTAACCCCTACGGATTGCTGGGAGGAGTGCTGTTTGTGATGCTTTTTCTCGTTCACGGAAGTCTCTGGCTGGCTGCAAAGAGCAACGGAGAGCTCTCCAGGCGCGGGGCCTCTTTGGCTGCCAGACTTTGGCCTCTTGAGCTAATAATAGCCGCCGTCTTTTTGGTGGCCACCTGGTTCGCCACCGACCTTTATGACAACTATCTTCGTTATCCCATACTTTTTGTCATTCCTGCCCTGGCCGTAGTGGGGCTTGTCCTTATCCGGGTGTTTCTGAGCAAAGAGGCCTACTGGAAGGCCTGGTTTGCCTCCTGCCTGACTATCGTCTCAGCTACTTTTTTCGGTCTAGGTGGCCTCTACCCTCGCCTTCTTCCTTCAAGTCTTACCCCTGAGGCCTCTTTGACCATTTACAACGCCTCCTCCAGCCCCCTGACCCTAAAGATCATGACTGGAGTGGCCCTGGTCTTTGTGCCTATTGTCATCGCTTACCAGGCCTGGACATATAATCTTTTTAAGGAAAAAGTCCGGGAAGAAGACTTAAGCTACGAAGAGGCCTATTGA
- the hcp gene encoding hydroxylamine reductase, with the protein MFCNQCEQTAKGQACTKIGVCGKTEEVDLLQDLLVYALQGLSEVANEGRKVGVEDKEADVFTCEALFSTLTNVNFDPERIKDYIFKAVELRDRLKEKVKAAGGKTDFSGPAAFVPAQSMEELIKQGDEVELRPEKAKDQDIFSLKLTTLYGLKGVAAYAYHAQELGQEDTKVYAFMHEAMANLTRDDLSLNDWVGIALKVGEINLRTMELLDAAHTSTFGHPEPTPVPLGHKKGKAILVSGHDLKDLEALLKQTEGKGIYVYTHGEMLPAHGYPGLKKKYPHLYGHYGTAWQNQTKEFADFPGPIVMTTNCLVPPKETYKDRVFTLGPVGFPGVKHLKELDFTPVIQMAESMEGFTEDKEGKTVLTGFARNAVLSVADKVIEAVKGGAVKHFFLVGGCDGAKPVRNYYTEFVEKVPQDCIILTLACGKFRFFDKDLGDIGGIPRLLDIGQCNDAYSAVQIALALAKAFNVDVNELPLSLIVSWYEQKAVAILLSLLYLGIKNIRLGPSLPAFITPNVLNFLVENYQIKPISTPDEDIKACLGG; encoded by the coding sequence ATGTTCTGTAATCAGTGCGAACAAACCGCCAAGGGCCAGGCCTGCACCAAGATCGGAGTCTGCGGCAAGACGGAAGAGGTTGATCTCTTGCAGGATCTACTGGTTTATGCCCTTCAGGGCTTAAGTGAGGTGGCCAATGAGGGCCGTAAGGTGGGAGTGGAAGACAAAGAGGCGGATGTCTTTACCTGCGAGGCCCTCTTTTCCACCCTGACCAACGTCAATTTCGACCCTGAGCGCATCAAAGACTATATTTTTAAGGCCGTAGAACTTCGGGACCGCCTTAAAGAAAAGGTCAAGGCCGCCGGCGGAAAGACTGACTTCTCCGGCCCAGCCGCTTTTGTCCCGGCCCAGAGCATGGAAGAACTTATCAAACAGGGAGATGAAGTAGAGCTTCGACCGGAGAAGGCCAAAGATCAAGACATTTTTTCTCTCAAGCTGACCACCCTCTATGGTTTAAAAGGGGTAGCTGCCTACGCCTACCACGCCCAAGAACTAGGTCAAGAAGACACCAAGGTTTACGCCTTCATGCACGAGGCCATGGCCAACCTCACCCGTGATGACCTCTCTCTTAACGACTGGGTAGGCATCGCCCTTAAGGTAGGAGAGATTAACCTCCGAACCATGGAGCTTCTGGATGCAGCCCACACCTCTACCTTTGGCCATCCTGAGCCCACTCCGGTGCCCCTAGGACACAAGAAGGGGAAGGCCATCTTGGTCTCCGGCCACGATCTCAAAGACTTAGAGGCCCTTCTTAAGCAGACCGAAGGCAAGGGAATTTATGTCTACACCCACGGAGAGATGCTTCCGGCCCACGGCTATCCCGGGCTCAAGAAGAAGTATCCCCACCTCTATGGCCACTATGGAACGGCCTGGCAGAATCAGACAAAGGAGTTCGCTGATTTCCCGGGCCCCATTGTCATGACCACCAATTGTCTCGTTCCTCCCAAAGAAACATACAAGGACCGGGTCTTCACCCTAGGGCCGGTAGGCTTCCCGGGAGTCAAGCACCTCAAGGAGCTTGACTTCACCCCGGTCATCCAGATGGCCGAATCCATGGAGGGCTTCACCGAGGACAAAGAGGGCAAAACCGTGCTTACCGGATTTGCTCGAAACGCTGTCCTCTCGGTGGCTGACAAGGTCATCGAGGCTGTGAAGGGCGGAGCCGTAAAACACTTCTTCTTGGTGGGCGGTTGTGACGGGGCCAAACCGGTCCGCAACTATTACACCGAGTTTGTAGAAAAGGTGCCCCAGGATTGCATCATTCTTACCTTAGCCTGTGGTAAGTTCCGCTTCTTTGATAAAGATTTAGGCGACATTGGCGGCATCCCCAGGCTCCTTGACATCGGCCAGTGTAACGATGCCTATTCCGCCGTCCAGATAGCTTTGGCCCTGGCTAAGGCCTTCAACGTGGACGTTAATGAACTGCCCCTTTCCCTGATTGTCTCCTGGTATGAGCAAAAGGCTGTAGCTATCCTTCTCTCCCTCCTCTATCTGGGGATCAAAAACATCCGTCTTGGCCCCAGCCTGCCAGCCTTTATCACCCCCAACGTCCTTAACTTCTTGGTGGAAAACTACCAAATAAAGCCCATCTCCACCCCTGATGAAGACATCAAGGCCTGCCTCGGTGGCTAA
- a CDS encoding YMGG-like glycine zipper-containing protein, translated as MRRILSLALVLGLWISLSACVTTQQNAATYQGAGAGAVIGAAAGALLDHHNPWRGAVIGGALGAAFGGTLADISSQASYQAARTNQQVVYRQGPTVVEATPVPATHNAETTCRKVRKRIWRNGTLITDRIEEVCEGQKKEYTY; from the coding sequence ATGAGACGAATTCTTTCCCTGGCTCTTGTCCTTGGTCTTTGGATTTCTCTCAGTGCCTGTGTGACTACCCAGCAGAATGCAGCCACTTACCAAGGAGCTGGTGCCGGAGCGGTCATTGGTGCTGCCGCTGGAGCTCTGCTCGATCATCACAATCCCTGGCGGGGAGCGGTTATCGGAGGTGCTCTTGGGGCAGCCTTTGGGGGCACCCTGGCTGATATTTCCAGCCAGGCCAGCTATCAGGCGGCTAGAACCAATCAGCAGGTAGTTTATAGGCAGGGGCCTACAGTGGTTGAAGCCACACCCGTGCCTGCCACCCACAACGCCGAGACTACTTGTCGCAAGGTCCGTAAAAGGATCTGGAGAAATGGGACCCTTATTACCGATAGAATAGAAGAGGTCTGTGAGGGCCAGAAGAAGGAATATACCTACTAG